The Castanea sativa cultivar Marrone di Chiusa Pesio chromosome 11, ASM4071231v1 genome contains a region encoding:
- the LOC142614976 gene encoding small ribosomal subunit protein uS14m has protein sequence MEVRRENRNIHDNQRRQLAKQFELKRNLFKAFLRDPELPPELREQQQYKLAKLPRNSSFTRLRNRCIFTGRSRGVYQVFRMSRIVFRELASKGALAGIKKASW, from the coding sequence ATGGAGGTCCGCAGAGAGAACCGCAACATCCACGACAACCAGCGCCGTCAACTGGCTAAGCAGTTCGAACTGAAGCGCAACCTGTTCAAGGCTTTCCTCAGAGACCCAGAGCTTCCACCGGAGTTGAGAGAACAACAACAGTACAAGCTAGCCAAGTTGCCTCGAAACAGCTCCTTCACTCGCCTCAGGAACCGGTGCATCTTCACTGGCCGATCTCGCGGTGTGTACCAGGTCTTCCGTATGTCTCGTATCGTGTTTCGTGAACTCGCTTCAAAAGGTGCTCTTGCTGGCATTAAGAAAGCTTCTTGGTAG
- the LOC142616548 gene encoding uncharacterized protein LOC142616548: MEKIAFALLVASRKLCPYFQAHPIVVMTNQPIRKTMNKMDAAGRLIKWAIELGQFDIEYQPRAAIKAQVMADFIVEFTYPYKEEEPPMKTWTVQTDGFTTRKVGGAGVVLISLEKETLKYVVRLQFLATNNEAEYEALLIGLSLAKALREKNLIIQVDYQLIIGQIKGDYEAKEERMQKYLKII, from the coding sequence ATGGAAAAAATAGCTTTCGCGTTGTTGGTCGCCTCTAGGAAGCTATGTCCTTATTTCCAAGCACACCCAATCGTCGTAATGACAAATCAACCTATAAGAAAGACGATGAACAAGATGGATGCAGCAGGACGACTCATAAAATGGGCAATTGAGTTGGGCCAATTCGACATTGAATATCAACCCCGAGCAGCAATCAAAGCCCAGGTGATGGCAGACTTCATTGTAGAGTTCACTTATCCCTATAAGGAAGAAGAACCGCCTATGAAAACATGGACGGTCCAAACGGATGGGTTTACAACGAGGAAAGTAGGAGGAGCAGGGGTAGTGCTCATATCtctagaaaaagaaacattgaaGTATGTTGTCAGATTACAGTTTCTAGCAACGAATAACGAGGCAGAATACGAAGCATTGCTAATAGGGCTAAGCCTAGCAAAAGCTCTAAGAGAAAAGAATCTTATCATCCAAGTTGATTATCAGCTAATAATTGGACAAATAAAGGGAGATTACGAAGCCAAAGAAGAAAGGATGCAGAAGTACTTGAAGATCATCTAA